The Pseudomonas wenzhouensis genome has a segment encoding these proteins:
- a CDS encoding OadG family protein, protein MTPSELLLEGVELMLFGMGFVFIFLVLLVGVVSLMSRLIATFAAPVPAPAVSSPASSTRPANHEPDADTLAAIQSAIAQHRARRG, encoded by the coding sequence ATGACCCCCAGTGAACTGCTGCTTGAGGGTGTCGAACTCATGCTGTTCGGCATGGGTTTCGTGTTTATCTTTCTGGTGTTGCTGGTGGGGGTGGTCAGCCTGATGTCGCGGCTGATCGCGACCTTCGCGGCGCCTGTGCCGGCTCCTGCAGTCTCCTCTCCCGCGTCCAGTACCAGGCCGGCCAACCATGAGCCGGATGCAGACACACTGGCCGCCATCCAATCCGCCATTGCCCAGCACCGCGCCCGTCGCGGTTGA